GTTTCCCACAACCCATTTCACCAACTTTACCACCCCCCacgaaaccttttttttttttcctctttttttacCTTCTTAATCCATCTACTATATACCCATATAAGTATCACTCCTTGTTAACCAACACATCATGCAAACAAATCTCACACTTGAGTTCTCAACATGGAAAAATCATCTAGTTTTTCCCGAAACAGCACGTTGGAGAGTGTCCTATTAATAGTGGGctcgtgattttttttttccctattgaGGGGACGCACTACCAACGTGATCGATGTTTCGGGAAGACtagataatttttttggtcGCGAGAAGTCTACAAGTTAAGATTCGTGAGCTAGATGTGTTTGTGAGGGAAACACCATTTCTCcctcttcttttccttcctgTCGGTTTTGTCATCTAGGGGGGTCTGGTTTGGTTCATGGGCTGTATTTTGTTGCCCCTGTTTCCTCTCTCTTACGTGCCTCCTCTGTTTTTGACCTTAATGGTGACGAACCATTGGGTTTTTGGGCACGAGGGAGAGGTTTCCGGCAGCATTCCGCCACTTTTTAACTGACCATCCGCCATGGAAGAACTCCGGCAAGCTGACATGCGGGGTCAACTCATCTTCTAACGTTGCTTATCTGAAGATTACTCGTGGCATTTCAAGAATATCGTGTATTAGTCGTACAATGGTTTAACAATAAGGGGCTCTCCTGTCTTTGTAGTTTCCCTTCTTCCAAGCATATAATGAAGGAAATGTTATGGTTCAATTTATGGATGATAGTTTAATACATGTGGAAGTAAGGGATCCATGGAAGTAATGAATAAGATCCAGAAAGAATGTGCAGGGGAGCTCTCTGCAAGAAGTACTGTGAACTTGTCCAAGAGCAGTGTTCAaatgttgttttccttttccataaaaaaaagttctttttccttttttgtttttttggtatctCAATCAGAGATGTCCAGGTCAGCTCACGCGCGCCTCGACTAATCCACTCCCTGATCTAGTCCAAGACAGGCCATCCACCTCagcaagaaattactttcttgcggtGTGGCCCGAAGAGACCAAGTGTTCAAGTATTCAGTTGTTGTGATTTTGTTATGTGTTGTATGAATAAAAGATTTATGTTGTCTCGTTTTTGGCTTATTACTGAGACTGAGAGGATTGTGGAATTGTTCATTGACGAATGCTATATATATCATGTTTGTATATCAGTTACGTGGATGCAAATTATCTGTATTCATTATCAGTTACGTGGATGCAAATTGTCTGTATTCATTTCATTTTGgatgaattttatattttttgtcaaaaaaataaagaagaggCGCAAGAAATATTTGTTCCTTAAATATATGCCAAAAACAAAGATGAATCGAGACATGGAACTATTGATCTAATCTAGTCCTTAAGTTTCGAGCACATGACTTCCCATATATTTGGATTGGAAGATCACCTAGTTGTTTTTCTTGCCTCAATATTTGCTGCGTATAATTCTGATGGAAATTAAAAAACTGCACATGAACAACTATAATTTGAATTGCTTTCTAATCTTGTTGTTCAGCTATAAATTTTGGGCCCTTTGGACCCAACCCAAAACTTGAGCAAACACCTGCTAAGGTACTATCCCCTTCCTGCACCACAGATTTTGGCTATCCTACTTTCTTCCAATAGCCTTCCACACTGTTCAGCACATCATAGCCGTGAGGATAGTTTTTAATCTTCTccgagaagaagaagaggtacCAAAGGACGAGTTGAGATGAATTTAATTAGCTATGTACGGTTTGGAAGAAGGGGCAAAAGAGGAAAGATGGATGGGTGGTTAATGGTTAATTAAGGATCTGTGGGTGTGGATCCAGAAATCCAGAAATAGACGAGAGTGGCGGTGGGCTTAGGGATTTGTGTTGTGTGAGAGGCAGTAGACGGGTGGTAGCAACTATGGCAGGAGAGGTGGAGATGAAATGGAGCAAAAAAGAGAACATCCCACAAATGGAGAAGGGAAACACCTCACTGGGGATGGTGAGCTCTCAGATCTGCCCACCTCCCCCTCCCTTGCTGCCACAAAACTGCTTGAAGAAACCCAAACCCTAGGCCATGCGAGGGAAGAGAGAGGACAAAACTacgaaaaagtataaatttaAAGAACAATGCATGTACTTCAATCATATAGGTAGGATTCTATTATCAACAGATGTATAACCAGTGTTTTCAAATCaggatacgtatcgtgtatcatTTTTTCAATTGTATAGATTTTCAATTGTATAGATCATatcgggatacgtatcgtgtatcttAAGATACGTTTGTTGGAAGATCGAGGAGGAGTTTCTATTATTTAGTTGGACAAATTTTTTGGAAGAGAGAATACTGAAGATAAGAGCGAGGAAGAAGAGTGTTTGAAttacacttgaactcaaactttttaTTTAACTTGGTACAAATGGCAAGAACTCgtccctatttatactactaCATGGAAAgctctagtacaaagatattttcatacagagtataagataaattttgaaataattctagaattacacatgtgactaattctcacaaaaaactctagatatttcacaaggatattctagagcttCTAAATATTAGTAAATATTTATATAttcttcaataatatcttccatttttgggtttttgtcaATTGGACTTGTTTAAACTTAACTTTCTTAtgccaaaatactaaatttagtttatacttcAAGTTAATCATAATTAACAAGGAATCAAAAAATAGATACACCTAATAACATTAACAAACTATgctttacattaaaaaaaaaattttacgaTACCAAATTTTAAGTTTCTCAACTGGGGCCTGTTTACATTAAggctttctgttttttttgttatagaaagaaaaatcaagcaAAACACAATTGAAGTATGGTATTTAATTTCTTCCATACAAGCCTTACCTTAAGGTTGAATATCTATCAAATGATTTGAAAGATATCATAATTAGATTAAATAGCTCATATTAATGCATTTGGAGTTCTGCTTCTTGAAATAAGGTCCTGATAGGTATAAACTAACCTCCCAAGGGCCCAGGCCAAGACGCCCAGCACAGCTCAAGGGCTCATGTCGAGGCCTAACGACATGAGATCCGCACATAAGAGCTAGTCTCCATTGACCAGGCTGAGGTCAACCTGTGAGCACAGCTCATACAGGTATCTAGATCATCTCAAGGGGTGAGCTAAGTACACACGCCATCCAGCTCGAGAGCTGGGAATATGATAAACTCATAACCTAGAGTCAATTATTATAAATACTCTACGGAGGAAGTTCATACAGTCTAAAAGACTTTTAGAATAGCCAAGGCCTTATTCCCCCTTATTCCGATCCAAGGGATAGGGTCGAGAATCCTAAGGGATAGCCATGGAAAATCCAGACAGCATAAGGGCTCCTGGTCTTGATAAAGATTATAGAGTGCTAAGGTGAAgaggacactccaacacctATCCAAACCCGTTACAAATGGATTAAACCCAAGGGTCCCAATCCTAAGGAACTCCTCCTAAAATGCATCTCAGCTCCACAAGCCAAAGGTATGCAACTTATACACAATTAATTTCACTTTCTCCAAGCTAAGGCAAATTGACTTAGGCATCAGAGAAGTGTTGGCGACTTTTGCCCAATAAGTAATTGTAGGATACCGTACTGAAGTAAGATACACGTACAAATTGCATGTCGTATCGGaggatttctatacaaaaatgatactacAAGGTAGAATACGTATATCGTTCTCCGAAAGAGACGATACAAATCATATGATACGTACAACTATGTGTATAACCAACTTTTTCTTTGACTTAGCCTACTCCAAAGCAGAGAATTCAAATCCACATTGTAACGAAACCCAATGACTTAGATCTCAAAATACAAACAATAAAAGTCCTTCAGAGAATTTTAGGACCTCGGTTTGTATCATGAAACCTCATATATTGTGCACTAGACAGGGCAATGTCAGCTTGTACACCTTTGAGAAATTTATTCTACATACGGGTTCAAATGTCTTCACCTTGAGCTTATAACACCCATCGAAACGACTTAAAACTGTTCAGAACACATACTGAACAACTCCAACGGAGCTTCTAATTAGCCTTAATTAACTTTGGGGAGTGAGTCAGATAAAAAAACCTATAGGGagtgaggaagaaagaacaAACGGGCATTGATTCTTCAAATTGGCCTGATATCCTATCCATCTAAGAGCAGCTACTTGCACAAAAGCATAACCGATTAGACGCTGAGTTCTGACTTCATTTGTCAATCCAATCCTTGAAGAGCAACATCATATACAGAGGGACATTAACTGCAGCCACGACTATAAGTGTCCGAACTATTCGTACCAATCTCCGGATGACCATTTTTGTCTTTGACTTGTTTGTTCGAATAAGTGGTACATTCATATCCACAGACACGGAGACATCCATTTCCGGTGAGATGTGTTTTTTAGCTGCTGGCCGAATCACAGCATTTCCCCTGCTAAAAGTAAAGGAACAAATGAAAGTCATACAACCTAGGTGCATATGACTCGAGCATAAGCTGTGGTTACAGTGCAGCAGACCATTTTCCTGCATGATAAAATCTTCACGTCCGATGTTCATTAAGAATATaacaatataaaaaatataaaaaatctcAGATTTTTTGGTAAGTGCTTTGTCCTAGGTGTGTGCAGCATGTGTAATTTGCACATATTAAGTATATGTGGACAACATTCGTTACCTCCAATGTAACTTCATGTATTCTTAGTTTTAGTTAGGTATTTTTCCTGTTTCATTCTTAGTTTTATCACCACCACCTCATTCTCCATGTTTAAAACTAAAGAGAATGAACAGCCACTGTGGCAGAGGCCTGCACAAGAAAACAAAGTGTCGAAACTTTGTTCACTGCCAGACATTGGCCTAGACAAATGAAACATACCTCTCCACCACGCCCTTGTCACTTGATAATTTAGTAGGGGCCTTCGAAGTTTTCTTTATAAGATGCATAGATCCTTCTGCATCCCAAATCATCTCATACTCACAATTCTCATCGTCATTTTTCTCTTTCGTAACATCTCCAAAAATGCTGCAGCTAAGGCTTCTGATATACCCCATGAAACCACGAAAATGACGTGAGAAGTCTATGCCGTTTGTTGGCCAAAGGAGTAGGACAAGAAGGGTCAGAACAAATTGACAAATATACCTGCCATTTCAGGCAAATATAGCTCAGAACGAGCAAAAGCGAATGacaggagaaaaaaagaagaaataagtAGACTAGAGTAACCGACATGACTTATAACATCATAATTACCATATGTAGATGTGTGTTTGCATAGGAAGAAAGCACAAATGAGTTAATATTGCATCTTCTTTGCTGGATAGATCGTCCAATGCTTGGTTACTGACAGATAATAGCATGAATGATGGATACAGGTTACCCTGCTGCCAGCTTATGGTCCCTAAGGTATGCTGCACAAAGTTACCAAGCAGACGTCATACCATGAGCAAAACTAATATATCCTCAGAACTCAGGTGCTTACCTCTGCCACTTGCCCATACTTCGATAAGTGGCTCACTGTACATTGATCATGATCATGACCAGACAAGATGAGTACCTAGAAAAATAAAGCTTAGGTCAcatccagtttttttttctttttctcatggCTGAGAATCAAGAAAAGCAGAGTGAACCTACAGGTTTGACCATTTCCAACAAGGACTTTGACGATTTTTTGGTGACATAATTTTGGTACCTACACCAGTAAATAAATCACCAAACTGAGTGTGCGACCCAAAACATGTAAAACAATGTAGTTCAACATGGCCACCGAGTAAAAAATGAGGCAAGAAGTTACAGTATTTCTTCAGTCTCAGCATCCCTGGAAACCCtctgaagaaaaagaaacagcaATTGCAAATTCAGCTACTGACAGGAGTCACAGGACCACGAGCGTGTTAATTCAAAACCGACTAACTCACCACAATAAGACTTGCAACGGTGCTCATAAGTAAATGAATTTGAAGTGAGTTTCAGCAAAGGTGAAAAATCCAAGAATCACAACTCCAAAACCAAGCATATGAAATAAAAATAGCAGTTGCACCTGATTGATAACTGGAGAAGAGCGGTGTGGGCCACAGGAAGTCCAATCCGGTCGATATAATGGGATATGAGTCAGTAGAACCCTCGGAGTCAAACTAACATCTAGAAACGATTTGTCATGAGTACCAAATCAATGTAACACTGAATGAAAAGCAATAAAGCAAACTTCATATTACCCTTTGAgatattttttacaaaatccCAGGTTGCAGCAGTCAAGTGTCCTTGTGAAGGCCCTGCACATGAAAAAATGCCCTGACCTTTGAAGTTTCAATACAATCAACTCCTTATACAAATAGAGAATCTGAGTCATTCCCACTTAGGCGTACCCTGCTGAGATCTGGAGACCTAATCTAAGCCCAACAAATTTCAAGTATAGGCAAACTTCGACATGTTGAGGGTGGGTGATAAATTCATTTACCGGTTCACTCCTCTCAAGGATTTTCTCAAATCTCGTCTCCAAAAAGCCCTAACAACAGAAACACTAATTTGGACAGGGACAAGACCAATTGTTTTAATGTCCTTGCTCACAAAAAGGAACAGAAAGGGGACTTGTGCTGCACAGTCATCTTGTAAAAAGAATTTTCAATCccattttttggtaaataatatGGCACCAACGATACGTATGGTAAGGCTTCAATTAAATTGCAGAAATAACATATTCTACAAGTGAAGAAGATGAAAGCCAAAAAAGTAACCACAAAGATATGGAGACAACAAACTCAACCTATCCTCCGAGTTTTCTCACTTACTGGTGACTACAGGCTATGAGCTACCCGTTAACTAAAACGAGCTTGCATAACGCAAAAGCCCTACAGCTATCGTACTCATCAAGTTCTTTGTGTATTTGTAGGGAAAGTAGCATAAAGTGACTGACGGAAAGTGGTAAAGGTGTTCCTTACCATCCAAAGTTTGAGCATCAATAGCAATGAAATCCACTTTTCCAACGGTAAATTGGTAGTTCCTTGAACCAAATTCTTTCTCATAGCGTTTAATAACCTGTATAAAGGTAAAAATATCAAACCAGCAAGAAATCACGGCACAATGGCAATTGATTGGACCAAAGCATGTATCAATGGTGAACCAGTTGTCAAGTGTGTAGAAGTAACTTTCACAATAAAAAAGATAACATACAGCACACAATTCATATCATACCGCTGAATAATATAGCTTTCAAATTTCTAGTCATATAAAGAAGAATTTGTAGACCCTGAGCATAAAGTATTCTAAATCCCACTTAATTGTCATGAATTTGATTGTTTGCATCATAAAACCCTCAAGTTACCAACATTAATTACCTAGTTTGGATTGTTTAGGATGAGCCTATACTCCTTAGGTGGACCATCAAACTAAGCTGAGCTGAGCTAAGTAGCACAGTGATGTATTAGTATTGGTTTAAGATTGCATTGTGCCAAGCTTGGTACAAGCCACAGACATTGTTATGTACTTTCTTTGGAATGAAGGTAGAATTTTCCACACGTCAGTTTTGCAATTTAGTATGTATACTGCGTAGGCTATGAATCCAGTCAAGTCCCCTCTagatatgaaattcattttcCACTTGAATGCTCCCAATTGTGCATAAAAGGGAAGGCAAGGGAATCGAGCCAACTGGGAACAACGGGTCAATGTTCAACTGGTATTGAGGCTTTTGAGTTGCAGGCAAGGCATGGAATTTATAAGCAAAGCCTTACATGTTGTCTCACAATACTGAAAGGAATAAAGGCAGTTTGGAATTGCAAAGACCATATATCCTGCTAAAAGGGTCATGGAATAATGAATAAACGTACCTCTGGCATTCGTGAGTGAATAGCTGCATAGCCAATGTCATGATTTCCAGGAAGGTAATATACttgggtttttgcacttctttcAAGCATATTCAGGTTGAAAATATGCTTAAAACGGCTCAAAGATTCCTGCCATCTATAAAAGTATCAATGGCCTTGACAGTGGAAAAGTAGCAATAGAAATGCCCTCAAAATTACAAATGAGATCCATTGTCCTAAAATAGAGTTACAGACAAAGCAGAAAATTGATTTGAGTAGGCACAAATCAAAGGTGGGCCAAAATAATGAAACTTTGAAACTAAAATGAGGCTAAGTTTCTCTTGTTGTCCAAAAACGTGACTttcgagacaggtcattctcacATACATTAACTAAAAGTACAAATAGCGGAAACAACTTGTCTAAAGCCCCTAAGCTATAGACAAACTTTTTGAGGGAATCCACCTAACTCTGACATCAGTGCAGAAAGAAGAATATTCCAATCTACCCTCTCCAACAATCAAGAAACTGATAATGCAAGCACCCATATCTCTCAGCTGTTTGCTGCTAGCATTAACAAACAAACATCCTAAAGAGCATTGTAGTTTTGGAACCATACCTCAGAGAACCCAAAAAACAGTTTTCCAAGGTGCTTGGTATGTATGGGGAATAACTATACTAAAATCGTTTCTTATGTCTTCGGAGATTCTATTAATATCAGGCaatgacaaaagaaaaacctaGCAACCAAAACGAAATCATGATCAAATCATAAACAATAAATTCAATTTCCAAGAAGAAATACAGGTTACACATCTTACTCTTTGTCAGATAATATAGGTCCCCCATCCAAATAAtcacccaaaaacaaaatcacatcaGGTTGGAAAGGCAACACGGATGCTAAGATGGCTCTGCGCATGAACAAGTCCGTGTAGAATTGAACAGATTCCAAAGCCAGTGATTTTGGAGCAAGGCGAAGGGAGGTTCGGTCCATGACCTAAACAAAATTACGAACCTGGAACTGATATACTGTGGATATATATAAGACCGAGAAAGGGACACCACATGAAAAATAAGTTAAACATTAACCTGTGGATCAGTAAGAACAGCAACTTTCACGTACTCACTTGAAAATTCTGCTCCACTTATCTGAAATAGCAAGCCGACACTTTATAACAAATTTTTATGGAGATCCCCATAGACACATGCAATCATATATACAGCTTACACAGGGAATAATATATGCTCCATATGTATCTGTAATTACTACAGCCTGTTGCATGACAACTTGCACATAGGATAGAGCTCCAGTTTTCATATAATGACATGAGGAAAGGAAGTCCAAAAGGTGCACTGGCAGTCCCACTTGCTATAATCTATACACCAGGGGAAAAGGATTGGAATATAGGGGTGTCCAATTCTTGGAAGGTCCCAAGAGAGCAATGCTCTTAAATCACTGACAAACAAACGAGACAATGAGCATgatatatttcaaatttttattcttcttggGGTACTCACTTGCAGTGCTCTGCATCAAAAGTTAACCATTGCtactcttcaaaaaaaatttagtactcAACAGAGCCTTTAACATGCTACCAAATAAAAGGTTTGAGTATCTATCCAAGCAAACGTTTCTCATTGCTTCACAGGTGAGTTACATCGCATGCCAGTTTATCCACCAGAAGTTTTGTGCcaaaccttttttcttttttgataaatttgTGCCAAACCTAATACTCCAGTTGCTTTCCTCAATATTTACCCCGTAGGTCTAGATTTTATTATTTGTTTGCACCACAAACATTGACATAGCGAATCATTACTTTATGAGGGCTTGAACAACTTTCAACTTTCACCGGTTGCCTAGACAATAATTCTGTATGGCTTATGCACCGTGGGAGTCCTCAAACAGTATGCAAACTTTTGGATGAAGTCCAATTTATCCCAATGCTAATTCGTGATCACTCCACCTTCCGGTTCATATTTGTGGGCTCACAGTAGCTTTAACTTACTGATTTGCTAGAATTCTGTTAAGCTAAAGAAATGTAAACCACGATCCATGATATAGTGTGTTATGGAGAGGCCTCTGGACCATGGTTGCTAAGAGCAAAAGATGTGGAAAGTTGGGATATACTGTAACAGGAACACAGAAGCGGAAGAAAAATTGAAGCAAGTTGCGATGCTTTTGGGAACTATACGCCGAGACATTCTAACTCTTCAATCATTTAACATCGGTAAATCTAATCTCTCTCGGTCTGCTATAACGGGATCCAGTCTCTTCACATTGTCTGCCTGATTTTCCCCAGATTGACCTTCAAGAGACATAATTCAGCTAACTGGCAGCCAGAAGAGATCATAATGAACTCAGACACTTAAGTGTGTGACCTGTATGGTTTGAAAAAACAATGATCCAAGTAATTATGAACTTCAAGAAAGAAACGCAGAATCCAGATTTAGGCATGGGGGTGGAACCTGAAAACACCATTGCCAGCCTATCCCATGGAATCATCCCCAATATCATGAAATCCCCACTTCGAAATTTCTTTATATAGTTGTTTCgataaagaaaaaacatattCATTGCCCACAGTACAGTTGCATAGGGTAGAGtccttcagttttttttttttttggagaaatagagtcCTTCAGTTTGTTCAGATAATTTGAAAGCATTCAACCACGGCCACATCTCAAACCAAGTCAATGTTCGAGATAAAGAGAGATATCACTATAAAAGTACACTAAACAGTGACCACAAGTCTGAAATCAATTATCTAACTACAAACAGGATCTTGGAAATGCTCGTATCAGATCATATCAAGAACAGGACTAAAGCTCAAAAAAgtggaaagacaaaaaaaaaagtcttcagCTAAGGGGACATAGGCAGTTGTTACCGAAGAAGAAGGGGATCGATGACGTAGATGATGAGGCCAAGAACAGGTCAAGAAAGAGGGGACCCAGAACGCGAACATCTCGCCGTAGAGAAGGGTCGCCGCCCATATCACGCACAGAACCACCGTCAGATTCcacatcctcctcctcccctgCGCTGCGCTGCCGCGCCACCTTGTTTCTCTTGTTCCCAAAATATGCCTTTTGGGGGAGTCAACTAATCCAGTTTAAACTGTCTTGCCATACGGATTTCcatactcttcttcttcttcttcttcttttttcttttttttttcttttttggagaaAATTATCTCATTGATGTCTTCTTCGTATATAAAAGAgcatttttttaagagttcctactaattacccaaaaaccaTTTTCTTTCTACAAATGAGCTCCTAACATTTCAATTGATTTTTCAGGCATTTTCGATGCTgttctaaatatattttttaaattgctCTACGTTATTTACAATcactttctttatttttaactcTGCTTTTAATTTGTTACTGTATCATATAATCAAACTACTTTGTATCTCGATTTGCTAGTAACGATTACCGGTCAACTAACCTGATTGTCCTATTAAAGTCGTGATAGAATTAAGTTTCCTTTCATAACCTAACTACATTGCCTAATTGAAGTTTTAAGTACGCGTGAGTGCCTAAGATTAGTATAATTCATCTGTTATTCTTCCATTGTCAATAAATAGTAGAGACATTCATTAATTTAACATTAATTTAACATTAGCTTTTGCTTCGTCAAAATTTCTCACATCATTGATTCATCACAATATATTGTCATAAAAAAAGAGATGTCCTAGTTTAATACTAGTCTGAATATAAAACTGGGCACAAAATAATAGCACCAAATTAGTTTAGCAACACtatttagtatttttatttttatctatttgTACCCTAAcaaggccaaaaaaaaagagtaacttGGCCAAGTAGAGCATGCTTCTCGTCTTGAGTTCAATACTAGAGATTAGATGAATGCCTGTTTTGTGTTCAATACTTGTGATGAGATGATTTGAGTTCAATACTAGAGATTAGATGACTGTCGGTTTTGAATTCAATACTTGAGATTAGATGACTGGGAAAGGGGgatttcaattttaattgtacTTTGGTGGGGTTGGGGGCGGAGCCCGCGACATGGTCACGGATACATATTCCAAAGAGGGCTCTTTGATGCACCCATTGGCTATTGTGTCAAAGGTAATTTTGATGAATGCTAGCCCCTTCCTGCTGCGTGATTGTTTCATATTTCGATGGACACCCAAAAGTGGCGGCAGTTTTAATCAAATCTTCTTTCACATACGGTGGCGCGGTGGTTTTTAGATTGAAACATTGGTCGtatgtgttcttaaattttaTCCCAGTTTGCTTTGTCCCCCACCTGCTCGTGAAAATGCCCCAATGAGATGTTAAGCTCATATAGGCATTTGACTTGCTATCTGGTTTCACAAACTTATTCGGTGAACATTCCGTGGTAGAAACTAAAATTGCCTTGTCGGGAAATTCTTCTCTTTAGTTCCTGTGTTCAAtggctgagcaaaaaaaaaaggttcctGTGTCTAATGTGGTTATGGCGTTATGCTATCATGTAAActatcttattttattttattttttgatacgTGTAAACTATCTCATTGATCTGCCCTTTGTTACCATTATTGTCTTCCCATCGCCAAGGAATTCTTTTCGCGGGTGTCTGTCCTTAAGTTATTGATGTTCTTAAGTTTATTATTCAGCCCTTTGATGAGTGTTCTGTTTTTATTTGTGAATAATTTACTTGAAGATGTAATGTTTCATTGTTTCTGAGGTACAAGAACTTATTTGCAGCAACTCAGGGTTATTAGATTAGAGAACTGAATATCAAAATCGTAAAAGGCGTTATTACAAGGGCAGGTTCATGGTTGTAACCTTACTGGAAAGAAGTAGTGCCATAGTCAGTTAACTTGTTTTGATTCCTACTTACAGGCATAAAAACAGATGACAATGTGGAACTTCAAACTCACCAATAGGATTCTGAGATATTAATGAGATGAACATCCCACCATTGCGAGTCTCAATGTTGCTTGCTTTTGGCTCCTCTTTATGATGTCACATTAATCACATTGGACTACGATGGTCATAATCACGCtccatattttctctcatttaagaGTGATTGGTTCAAACTCCTCTAAGGATGATTGAATAATGC
This DNA window, taken from Rhododendron vialii isolate Sample 1 chromosome 8a, ASM3025357v1, encodes the following:
- the LOC131335565 gene encoding uncharacterized protein C630.12 isoform X2 → MWNLTVVLCVIWAATLLYGEMFAFWVPSFLTCSWPHHLRHRSPSSSISGAEFSSEYVKVAVLTDPQVMDRTSLRLAPKSLALESVQFYTDLFMRRAILASVLPFQPDVILFLGDYLDGGPILSDKEWQESLSRFKHIFNLNMLERSAKTQVYYLPGNHDIGYAAIHSRMPEVIKRYEKEFGSRNYQFTVGKVDFIAIDAQTLDGPSQGHLTAATWDFVKNISKDVSLTPRVLLTHIPLYRPDWTSCGPHRSSPVINQRVSRDAETEEILYQNYVTKKSSKSLLEMVKPVLILSGHDHDQCTVSHLSKYGQVAEHTLGTISWQQGNLYPSFMLLSVSNQALDDLSSKEDAILTHLCFLPMQTHIYIWYICQFVLTLLVLLLWPTNGIDFSRHFRGFMGYIRSLSCSIFGDVTKEKNDDENCEYEMIWDAEGSMHLIKKTSKAPTKLSSDKGVVERGNAVIRPAAKKHISPEMDVSVSVDMNVPLIRTNKSKTKMVIRRLVRIVRTLIVVAAVNVPLYMMLLFKDWIDK
- the LOC131335565 gene encoding uncharacterized protein C630.12 isoform X1 is translated as MWNLTVVLCVIWAATLLYGEMFAFWVPSFLTCSWPHHLRHRSPSSSISGAEFSSEYVKVAVLTDPQVMDRTSLRLAPKSLALESVQFYTDLFMRRAILASVLPFQPDVILFLGDYLDGGPILSDKEWQESLSRFKHIFNLNMLERSAKTQVYYLPGNHDIGYAAIHSRMPEVIKRYEKEFGSRNYQFTVGKVDFIAIDAQTLDGPSQGHLTAATWDFVKNISKDVSLTPRVLLTHIPLYRPDWTSCGPHRSSPVINQRVSRDAETEEILYQNYVTKKSSKSLLEMVKPVLILSGHDHDQCTVSHLSKYGQVAEHTLGTISWQQGNLYPSFMLLSVSNQALDDLSSKEDAILTHLCFLPMQTHIYIWYICQFVLTLLVLLLWPTNGIDFSRHFRGFMGYIRSLSCSIFGDVTKEKNDDENCEYEMIWDAEGSMHLIKKTSKAPTKLSSDKGVVESRGNAVIRPAAKKHISPEMDVSVSVDMNVPLIRTNKSKTKMVIRRLVRIVRTLIVVAAVNVPLYMMLLFKDWIDK